A region of Zeugodacus cucurbitae isolate PBARC_wt_2022May chromosome 5, idZeuCucr1.2, whole genome shotgun sequence DNA encodes the following proteins:
- the LOC105219565 gene encoding sin3 histone deacetylase corepressor complex component SDS3 translates to MHFQGHTNQVYQNMEENDDSRSNHYDQNAYDSEEDTDDASETEFRNNSRSSNATNTTNGGSNHELKEQVYQHKLAILNKQLEELKHLAHPDYVKRVKKLEYQYKERLRLNEIHKEYLKECVEKDYQAERRAAQKEYEEKKIDLKENILADLEERKKLIENERYNLELTNDSTEVKPTVTRKLRRRPNEPVPVVEKRRKPTTGQLLVYLLDDKEIDSDMKTIQRATQQNGVGNVPFSNLQQGGLLSETTNANAGTNIETRIEDGKLLYQRRWFHRGQQVYVEGKDLAKFAATITAIGNEVVWVKKTNDSKVKINMSHLAKGKVTIKRRAN, encoded by the exons ATGCATTTTCAAGGCCACACAAATCAAGTATACCAAAACATGGAAGAGAATGATGACTCTCGTTCAAATCACTATGACCAAAATGCATATGATAGTGAAGagg ATACTGACGATGCGAGTGAAACGGAATTTCGAAACAACAGTCGTAGCAGTAACGCTACAAACACAACAAACGGTGGCAGCAATCACGAATTGAAAGAACA AGTATATCAACACAAATTAGCCATATTGAATAAACAGCTGGAAGAACTAAAACATCTCGCACATCCCGACTATGTAAAGCGGGTAAAAAAGCTTGAATATCAGTACAAAGAACGCTTAAGACTGAATGAAATCCATAAAGAATATCTCAAAGAGTGCGTTGAAAAAGACTATCAAGCAGAACGTCGAGCAGCGCAAAAGGAGTATGAAGAGAAAAAG ATTGATTTGAAGGAAAACATATTAGCAGATTTGGAAGAGCGGAAGAAACTCATAGAGAATGAGCGATATAATTTGGAGCTAACGAATGACTCAACGGAAGTTAAACCGACCGTAACACGCAAATTGCGCAGACGTCCAAATGAACCAGTACCGGTGGTTGAAAAACGTCGAAAGCCTACGACGGGTCAATTACTTGTATACTTGTTGGACGATAAAGAAATTGATAGTGATATGAAAACGATACAGAGAG CAACACAGCAAAATGGTGTCGGAAACGTACCCTTCAGTAATTTGCAGCAAGGAGGTTTACTCTCCGAAACTACAAATGCAAATGCCGGCACCAATATTGAGACTCGTATTGAAGATGGCAAACTGCTTTATCAAAGAAGATGGTTCCATAGAGGTCAACAAGTATATGTGGAGGGGAAGGATTTGGCGAAATTTGCAGCAACAATAACCGCCATAGGAAATGAAGTG GTGTGGGTCAAAAAGACTAACGACAGtaaagtcaaaataaatatgtctcATCTGGCTAAAGGCAAAGTTACAATTAAGCGACGCGCCAACTGA
- the LOC105219564 gene encoding RING finger protein 141-like, with the protein MGQVQSISDSTIPDTVDAVHMQVIRHAKVLSEINSLSYEDFKACLDSLNELSRKCIDPNGKQLVFLIKRGTDTSLLWKAMVKIACIKVDPTTRKIESYKFLNLKQFLCVFRTFQSHLESLMSSENQLCSRRSSLSQTPIDDEMTGAASAENNRITASMIMERVNSLVNIGRNSSSETSSGLNSPSSCSHSEHVDECSICLDRLTEVILPCTHSFCTPCIEQWNVNNKTCPICSEALESTDETWIMPDIPGVEEINEKICSEFMSLAKK; encoded by the exons ATGGGACAAGTTCAATCAATTAGCGACAGCACCATTCCAGACACAGTAGACGCCGTTCATATGCAAGTTATTCGCCATGCCAAAGTACTCTCGGAAATAAACTCTCTAAGTTATGAAGATTTTAAAGCATGCCTGGATAGCTTAAACGAGCT ATCCCGAAAATGTATTGATCCAAATGGTAAGCAGCTGGTATTCCTTATCAAACGCGGTACAGACACATCTTTGTTGTGGAAAGCAATGGTCAAAATTGCTTGCATAAAAGTAGATCCTACTACGAGGAAAATTGAAAGCTATAAATTTCTTAATCTAAAGCAATTCCTGTGCGTTTTTAGGACTTTCCAGTCTCATTTAGAAAGTTTAATGTCAAGCGAAAATCAACTG TGTTCACGTCGAAGTTCACTATCCCAAACTCCAATAGATGATGAAATGACAGGCGCAGCATCCGCTGAAAATAATCGCATAACAGCATCGATGATAATGGAACGAGTAAACTCGCTTGTAAATATTGGTCGCAATTCAAGCAGCGAAACATCGAGTGGTCTAAACAGCCCTTCATCATGTTCACATTCGGAACATGTTGATGAGTGCTCCATTTGTTTAGACCGATTAACGGAAGTAATACTGCCTTGTACGCATAGTTTTTGCACACCGTGTATTGAACAAtg GAATGTCAATAATAAAACGTGTCCTATATGCAGTGAGGCTCTTGAGAGCACAGATGAAACGTGGATTATGCCAGATATTCCAGGGGTGGAAgagataaatgaaaaaatttgctCTGAATTTATGAGCTTagcaaaaaagtaa